Proteins encoded by one window of Vidua chalybeata isolate OUT-0048 chromosome 8, bVidCha1 merged haplotype, whole genome shotgun sequence:
- the TUBGCP2 gene encoding gamma-tubulin complex component 2: MSEFRIHHDVNELLSLLRVHGGEGAEVYIELLQKNRTPYVTTNVSAHSAKVKIAEFSRTPEDFLKKYDELKSKNTRHLDSLVYLLSKLTEDKETLHYLQQNAKERAELAANAATSSSTNFSIPSSTSKMSLQELEELRKQLGSVTANSSAQQPLELTRKILRDKQNKKNSGQPIPVFPSWVYERPALIGDFLIGTSLSTDTTVPIGTLPLASQESMIVEDLLYVLIGVDGRYITAQALVGRQNRAFSLDPNLDLSIKELVTRILPVAASYSAVTRFIEEKSSFEYGQVNHALAAAMRTLIKEYMILITQLEHLQRQGLLSLQKLWFYIQPTMRTLEILASLATSVDKGECMGGSTLSLLHDKTFNYTGDSQAQELCLYLTKAASVPYFEILEKWIYRGIINDPYSEFMVEEHELQKEKIQEDYNDKYWDQRYTVVQQQIPSFLQKMADKILSTGKYLNVVRECGRDVTCPVAKEVIYTLKERAYVEQIEKAYNYASKVLLDFLMEEKELVAHLRSIKHYFLMDQGDFFVHFMDLTEEELKKPVDDIITTRLEALLELALRMSTANTDPFKDDLKIDLMPHDLITQLLRVLAIETKQEKAIISAEPTELTLSGLEAFSFDYIVKWPLSLIINRKALTRYQMLFRHMFYCKHVERQLCNVWISNKTAKQFSLHSAKWFAGAFTLRQRMLNFVQNIQYYMMFEVMEPTWHILEKNLKLASNIDDVLSHHTSFLDNCLKDCMLTNPELLKIFSKLMSVCVMFTNCMQRFTQSMKLDSEMERLTLEHGTMLGPPTEEERAEEAAKKKLTNKLLAEHADSLHLTSGFEATINKFDSNFSTHLLDLLDKLSVYSTNDCEHSMLNIIYRLDFNGFYTERLEHMSAERSQKAPPLLPRLAVPAQ; the protein is encoded by the exons ATGAGCGAGTTCCGCATCCACCACGACGTGAACGAGCTGCTGAGCCTGCTGCGGGTGCACGGCGGGGAGGGCGCCGAGGTCTACATCGAGCTGCTGCAGAAGAACCGCACGCCCTACGTCACCACCAACGTCTCTGCCCACAGTGCCAAG GTGAAAATAGCAGAGTTTTCTCGAACTCCTGAAGATTTTCTAAAGAAGTACGATGAGCTGAAGTCTAAAAACACAAGACATCTGGATTCTTTAGTTTACCTGCTGTCCAAACTCACCGAAGACAAAGAG ACACTCCACTACCTGCAACAAAATGCTAAAGAAAGGGCAGAACTCGCAGCAAAtgcagccaccagcagcagcacgaATTTTTCCATTCCCTCATCCACGTCCAAGATgtctctgcaggagctggaggagctgcgcAAGCAGCTGGGCAGCGTCACGGCCAACTCCAGTGCACAGCAG CCTCTTGAGCTTACACGAAAAATCCTTCGGGATAAGCAGAACAAGAAGAATTCTGGTCAGCCCATTCCAGTATTTCCGTCCTGGGTGTATGAGAGACCTGCACTTATTGGGGATTTCTTAATTGGCACCAGTCTAAGCACTGACACAACAGTACCAATAG GTACTTTGCCACTGGCCTCCCAGGAATCCATGATTGTGGAGGACTTGCTGTACGTGCTGATTGGCGTGGATGGAAGGTACATCACAGCACAGGCCCTCGTGGGCAGGCAGAACAGAGCCTTCTCACTCGATCCAAACCTGGACTTGTCCATCAAGGAGTTGGTGACCAGGATTCTTCCTGTGGCAGCCAGCTACTCTGCTGTCACCAG GTTTATAGAGGAGAAATCTTCCTTTGAGTATGGACAGGTAAATcatgctctggctgcagccatGCGGACTCTAATCAAGGAGTACATGATATTAATTACCCAGCTGGAGCATCTTCAGAGGCAGGGCCTTCTGTCACTGCAGAAGCTGTGGTTTTACATCCAGCCCACAATGAGGACCCTGGAGATTCTGGCTTCGCTGG ctaCTTCTGTGGATAAGGGTGAGTGTATGGGAGGATCAACCCTGAGCTTGCTCCATGACAAGACTTTCAATTacacaggggacagccaggcccaggagctgtgcctgtATTTAACCAAGGCAGCCAGCGTGCCTTACTTTGAAATCCTGGAAAAGTGGATATATAGAGGCATCATTAATGATCCATACAG TGAGTTCATGGTGGAGGAGCAcgagctgcagaaggagaagATTCAGGAGGACTATAATGACAAGTACTGGGATCAGAGATACACTGTTGTTCAACAGCAGATTCCCTCCTTCTTGCAGAAAATGGCTGACAAAATCCTAAGCACAG ggaaatatttaaatgttgtGCGGGAATGTGGGCGAGATGTCACCTGCCCTGTGGCCAAAGAGGTCATCTACACTTTAAAGGAGAGAGCTTATGTGgaacaaatagaaaaagcaTATAACTATGCCAGCAAAGTTCTTCTGGACTTCCTGATGGAGGAGAAAGAGCTGGTGGCTCACCTAAG ATCTATAAAACACTATTTCCTAATGGATCAAGGGGActtttttgttcatttcatGGATCTGACAGAGGAGGAACTTAAGAAGCCTGTAGATGATATCATAACGACGAGGCTGGAGGCTCTGCTGGAATTAGCCCTGAGAATGAGCACAGCCAACACTGATCCCTTCAAGGATGATTTAAAG ATTGATTTGATGCCCCATGACCTCATCACGCAGCTCCTGAGGGTGTTGGCCATAGAAACAAAGCAGGAGAAGGCCATCATCAGCGCAGAGCCCACAGAGCTCACCCTCAGTGGCCTGGAGGCCTTTTCCTTTGACTACATTGTGAAGTGGCCTCTGTCCCTCATCATAAACAG gAAAGCACTGACAAGGTACCAGATGCTTTTCAGACACATGTTCTACTGCAAGCACGTGGAAAGGCAGCTGTGCAATGTTTGGATCAGCAATAAGACAGCCAAGCAATTCTCCCTGCATTCAGCTAAGTG GTTTGCTGGTGCTTTCACACTGCGGCAGCGGATGCTGAATTTTGTGCAGAATATCCAGTATTACATGATGTTTGAAGTGATGGAGCCAACATGGCACATTCTGGAGAAGAACCTGAAGCTG GCATCCAACATTGACGATGTCCTGAGCCACCACACGAGCTTCCTGGACAACTGCCTGAAGGACTGCATGCTCACCAACCCGGAGCTGCTCAAGATCTTCTCCAAGCTGATGTCTGTGTGTGTCATGTTCACCAACTGCATGCAG AGGTTCACCCAGAGCATGAAGCTGGACAGTGAGATGGAGAGGCTCACCCTGGAGCACGGCACCATGCTGGGCCCTCCCACTGAGGAGGAGCGTGCTGAGGAGGCTGCCAAGAAAAAGCTGACCAACAAG CTTTTAGCAGAGCATGCTGACAGCCTGCACCTCACATCTGGCTTTGAAGCCACCATCAACAAGTTTGACAGCAATTTCTCCACACATCTGCTGGACCTGCTGGACAAACTGAGCGTGTACAGTACCAATGACTGCGAGCACAGCATGCTCAACATCATCTACAG GTTGGACTTCAACGGGTTCTACACGGAGCGCCTGGAGCACATGTCGGCTGAGCGCAGCCAAAAGGCCCCGCCGCTGCTGCCCCGCCTGGCCGTGCCCGCCCAGTGA
- the ADAM8 gene encoding disintegrin and metalloproteinase domain-containing protein 8 gives MAPPLLLPLLPLLLLLLPARGSTAGLEEKLPHVERYETVLPRELPVPRGKRDLSAPPSTYPSHVLYGVHAEGREYLLWLEKNRALLGQHYTETHYSADGSEITEQPDTQDHCFYQGHVRGQPDSAASISTCGGLSGFFRVNETTFLLEPLEGAVAGRHAVYRAAHLRGKRGTCREPGATLEYDREPKIPAAMKLYRWKSGPVQKGPRYVELVLVADNQEFRKHKDLRTVQNRMKEIVNHVDKLYQPLRLRVALIGLEVWNHRDKITVSPNPEVTLDNFLHWRESELLRKKPHDNAQLITGVDFHGNTVGLAKKLVMCTRDSGGVNQDHSTNPIGAASTMAHEMGHNLGMSHDEDVAGCRCPVPKADGGCVMAGSVGLVYPKLFSRCSEQDMWQFLGDPRTSCLLNAPRADELYGGPVCGNQFVERGEQCDCGTPEECSDRCCNATTCQLREGAECARGECCQDCKVKAAGALCRASKNDCDLAEHCSGLSAECPEDVFQENGISCQHGSGYCYNGACPSHGEQCRALWGAEAQVAPDVCFKHNSEQHVHLHCLTEYGKQPCSPKDVKCGTLLCLSDNTQPILGSGYYSFGYYFGRFKCKAVIAGSDAGEAAELRLVPTGAKCGEEMVCYAGRCQNLLVYGDKNCSAKCNNHGVCNHRRECHCDPGWAAPYCEQEISGIATGSGSVVLAAGLAVLALAGVGLGSGVVLLRARVARRSHKGSSSGTPSGLANPLFQEGGRARPGRRQLSLRDIGQPSLVSSTAARAHSPVLAPQPAAPGPQGPPRCPPAWPPQAKPKPPSKPLPALKSKGPSYGEGPPAPSLPPTPFQRCPPPKVALKPPPARR, from the exons ATGGCCCCGCCGCtcctgctgccgctgctgccgctcctgctgctgctgctgccggccCGCG GCTCCACGGCCGggctggaggagaagctgccGCACGTCGAGAGGTACGAGACGGTGCTGCCTCGGGAGCTGCCGGTGCCCCGGGGGAAGAGGGACCTCTCTGCGCCTCCG AGCACCTACCCAAGCCACGTCCTCTACGGCGTCCATGCCGAAGGCAGGGAATACCTTCTGTGGCTGGAGAAGAACAG GGCGCTGCTGGGGCAGCACTACACCGAGACTCACTACTCGGCCGACGGCTCGGAGATCACGGAGCAGCCGGACACCCAG GATCACTGCTTCTACCAGGGCCACGTGCGGGGACAGCCCGACTCGGCAGCGAGCATCAGCACCTGCGGCGGGCTCAG tgGGTTTTTCCGGGTGAATGAGACCACCTTCCTGCTGGAGCCGCTGGAGGGGGCAGTGGCCGGCCGGCACGCAGTGTACCGAGCAGCTCACCTGCGGGGGAAACGCGGCACCTGCCGGGAGCCCGGGGCCACCCTGGAGTACGACCGCGAGCCCAAAATCCCTGCAGCCATGAAGCTCTACCGCTGG AAATCAGGTCCGGTACAAAAAGGTCCCCGGTACGTGGAGCTGGTCCTGGTCGCAGACAACCAGGAG TTCAGGAAGCACAAGGACCTCCGCACCGTGCAGAACCGCATGAAGGAAATCGTGAACCACGTGGACAAG CTCTACCAGCCCCTTCGCCTGCGGGTGGCCCTGATTGGCCTGGAGGTGTGGAACCACAGGGACAAAATCACAGTCAGCCCCAACCCCGAGGTGACACTGGACAACTTCCTGCACTGGCGGGAGTCGGAGCTGTTGCGGAAGAAGCCCCACGACAATGCCCAGCTGATCAC GGGTGTCGACTTCCACGGCAACACCGTGGGGCTGGCCAAGAAGCTGGTGATGTGCACCAGGGACTCGGGCGGCGTCAACCAG GATCACAGCACGAACCCCATCGGCGCCGCGTCCACCATGGCACACGAGATGGGGCACAACCTGGGCATGTCCCACGACGAAGACGTCGCCGGCTGCCGCTGCCCTGTGCCCAAAGCTGACGGGGGCTGTGTCATGGCAGGGAGCGTTGG GCTGGTTTACCCCAAGCTCTTCAGCCGGTGCAGCGAGCAGGACATGTGGCAGTTCCTGGGGGACCCCCGGACCAGCTGCCTGCTGAACGCGCCGCGGGCGGACGAGCTGTACGGGGGGCCCGTGTGCGGGAACCAGTTTGTGGAGCGGGGAGAGCAGTGCGACTGTGGCACACCCGAG GAGTGCTCGGACCGCTGCTGCAATGCCACCACGTGCCAGCTGAGAGAGGGAGCCGAGTGTGCCCGAGGGGAATGCTGCCAGGACTGCAAG GTGAAGGCTGCAGGTGCGCTCTGCCGGGCCAGCAAGAACGACTGCGACCTTGCCGAGCACTGCAGCGGCCTCAGCGCCGAGTGCCCCGAGGATGTGTTCCAGGAGAACGGCATCTCCTGCCAGCACGGCAGTGGCTACTGCTACAACGGGGCCTGCCCTTCGCACGGCGAGCAGTGCCGGGCGCTCTGGGGCGCAG AGGCGCAGGTGGCTCCTGACGTCTGCTTCAAGCACAACAGCGAGCAGCACGTTCACCTGCACTGCCTCACCGAGTACGgcaagcagccctgcagccccaa GGATGTCAAGTGCGGCACGCTGCTGTGCCTGAGCGACAACACCCAGCCCATCCTCGGCAGCGGCTACTACTCCTTCGGCTACTACTTCGGCCGCTTCAAGTGCAAGGCGGTGATCGCGGGCAGCGACGCCGGCGAGGCGGCCGAGCTGCGGCTGGTGCCCACCGGCGCCAAGTGCGGCGAGGAGATG GTCTGCTACGCCGGGCGCTGCCAGAACCTCCTGGTCTACGGCGACAAGAACTGCTCGGCCAAGTGCAACAACCACGGG GTGTGCAACCACCGGCGGGAATGTCACTGCGACCCCGGCTGGGCAGCGCCCTACTGCGAGCAGGAGATCTCAGGGATAGCCACAG GCAGCGGCAGCGTGGTGCTGGCGGCCGGGCTGGCCGTGCTGGCCCTGGCCGGCGTCGGGCTGGGCAGCGGCGTGGTGCTCCTCAGAGCCAGGGTGGCGCGGCGCTCCCACAAAGG GAGCTCCAGCGGGACTCCCTCCGGCCTCGCCAACCCGCTGTTCCAGGAGGGCGGccgggcgcggccgggccgccGCCAGCTGTCCCTCAGGGACATCGGCCAGCCCAGCCTGGTCAGCAGCACGGCGGCCCGGgcccacagccctgtgctggccccGCAGCCAGCGGCACCCGGCCCGCAGGGGCCACCTCGGTGCCCTCCGGCATGGCCCCCACAG GCGAAGCCGAAGCCGCCCAGCAAACCTCTCCCAGCGCTGAAGAGCAAAGGGCCGAGCTACGGCGAGGGGCCGCCGGCACCGTCCCTCCCACCGACCCCCTTTCAGCGGTGTCCCCCGCCAAAGGTGGCCCTGAAGCCGCCCCCAGCCAGGAGGTGA